Within Spinacia oleracea cultivar Varoflay chromosome 4, BTI_SOV_V1, whole genome shotgun sequence, the genomic segment gaaAATTTATGTGTTTAAGCTTCCAACATAGTGTGGACTTCTTCATTTTAAGCTTTGATCACCATGGTAGAAGCTCAAACAACAGAAATCTACACCATGGTTCAAGTTCAAAACGGAAAAGTCTAACTAtttttttccacaataataattTCGAATTCAACATTAAATTAGTCAAAACTATTTAATAAccctaataaaataaaaatagaattaaATTTCTTTTTTAATATAGAGACTTTCGCGTTACAATAAAACCTCAAACAACTAAAGTCTACACCATGGTGCGAACTCAAAACGAAAACGTCTAACTAAATTATTTTTTCCCTggaataataatttcaatttcaacaataataaaattGAATTAATAATCTTTATTAATATGAAGACTTCTACAGTTTGAGCTTTCATCGTGGTGGAGACTTTTTCAGTTTGAGCTCCTACCACGGTATGAACTCAAACTGCAGAAGTCTCCACCATGGTGGAAGCTCAAACTGTGAAAGTATCTATAACTTTTGCTAGACAAAAATAAGTAATCATCAGAGACATGAGTTGTCGGAAAACTGCCCCTCGCCGGAGTGGTAGCCGCCGATTTTTTTTTGCCGAAGTTATGTCCGTCGGAGTGGGTGGGAAGGTTGAATGTAAGAAGTGATTTGGTAAAAAGTAAAGTGAAAGGTAAAAACATGAAGGGTAAATTTAGAGAGGGTAGTTATATAATTTAATAGGGCGATTGAGTATTTGTGGGGCGGGTTTAAGGCTAGGAATGACAATGGATCAGACTCGGGTGGGATGTAGTAAACTACAAATCCGatccatttaaaattcggactTCATAATTGCATCCATTTCCAAATCCATTTAAAACCTGGACTCtaaaattgcatccatatccatatccatatccatatccatatccataattcatatccatatccatattcATATCCAAATCCGAATCATGCGTTAACTTTACTTACATAGAGCTTGTGTTTTTTAATTctgaaataaattataaatcCTATTTCTCATTTCTCAAAATCTAATGAGTTTCTAATAAATAAGTTAATACAAATATACGcgctttaattaaatatattagattaaattgggaactttctttaaaaaaaaaagttatgtaCGAAAAATATACACTTTGAAATAATTTCGGTTCGGATTTGGACTCGGATTCGGACTCGGGTCGGATTCAGGTCGGAGTCTCTGCAGACTCCATATCCAATCCATATCCATTCGTATTCAGATGTTTTTAATCGGATTCATATTCAGACCTTTTTTTTTCTCGAATTCGGATCAAATTTTTTCCTTCGAATCGGGTCGGACTCGGTTCGGATTCGAATGTGAATATGTGATTGTCATCCCTATTTAACGCTCTACATAATAAACTCTCAAATAATGAGAATGAAGTATCATTTTAAGCACAAATTCAAATGctactaaaaccaagaaaatcaaGGCTTACGATCAACAAGAACGTGGAGGAAGAGACGGAAGAGGCAACATATtggtttaattatgttttatttttttaaatttatttttttaatgtagAGGGAGCCACAAAGGGCAAGACAGTTAGTGATTTAGACGAGGTTTGATCTCAGATTTTGAATACACCACCTCAAGACTTAACCAACTAAGTTAGTTGACATCTACATTTGTTTATTTATGTGAGTATTTAAGAACTTCTTTATCCTTGTATCACCAAAAAAACCTAAAGTTTATATGTGGCCaaccacaccatcaacttgatggtgtggcaCTGTGGCATGTTCACATTTGTAAATAAGACCAACGCGTTTAAAGCCCAATTAGCAGATGTTAATGGCAGTTTTCCTTTAGGGAacttacttttatagttttaggccatatacttttatagttttatagtTTCAGGAACCttaattttatagttttaggggaagTAATTTAATAGTTTTAGGAGTGGTACTTTTAAAGGAGAGGTACTTTTGTAGTtatagttttaacttttaaggGAGGTACTTTACAATTTTAGTCAAAGTACTTCTATAGTTTTATAATTTCAGGGAATGTACTTTAATAGCTTTTAGGCCATATacttttatactccctccgtcccaaaagtATAGTCATGTTTTCCAAATCAGGCGTCCCATAATTATAGTTATGTTTCCTTATTTGAACATAAAATATTTCCCATGTTACTCTCATTTGGGACCACAAAACAAACAGAaaatgtactttattccttttTACATGTACTATTTTCTCTTTCGtatgtactttattccttttTACATGTATTATATTCTATTTTTTCATCATTATtgtaatatatttcaatttctCATAGAATATATTCCACATTTCTTAAAATtcgtgtttttagtcaaacaagactataattttgggacggagggagtataaggaacctctaacataaaAGTCAAGACTGCAATAAAACAGGAAAAGTAACCACGAATACACTACATAAGTGACACCAACATAAAAAATTAAGTAACACTAATCAATAACATTCTCCATAATAATTACGCGAATGTCACACAATCAAATTGATAATGTCACTGGTCACACGTAAACACTCAACCAAAATAAatgtcaaaatcaatttttaatgCGCTAATTTAATTATCGGAATGATTAATAAGGTAGGGTCATTCTTTCATAAAACAAGATTGATTTatatttgtcaaaaaaaaaaacaaattgattTATTGTCCTAGTGGTGAGATGGTGGGGTCGACATTAGCATGTGTGCCAAAAACTCACCCCCTTCATGTCGACCCCACGTGCTTTCCCCTTTCTCTCTCGTCTCTCCTCTGTATATGTAAACTACTTCCTCAAAGATCACTTCTtcttcacttttctctctcctctttctatTTATAGCACTTACTCCCTTTACACTCTGATTCTCACGCACGTAATCCCCTCAATTATTACCAGAAACCATTATTATGCATTTCATTCTCCCTCCCTTTTCTTCGTAGATTCTCCTTTTTTTTccctcaaaattaaaatccaattaAATTGCAAAAAGAGGACTTAAAATTTTGCCAAAATGGAAAAATACGAGGTAATGAAGCAATTAGGAGCTGGGAATTTTGGAGTTGCAAGATTAATGCGTCTCAAAGATACCAAAGAGCTCGTTGCCATGAAATACATCGAGCGTGGCCAAAAGGTTTgttttttggtttgattttaaatAAGAAATCATAACTTATCCAGTTgctaattttgtcaatttttttaattttttttttttgcagattgATGAAAATGTGGCAAGAGAGATTATCAACCACAGGTCGCTTCGTCACCCTAATATTATTCGATTTAAGGAGGTAATTCAGTGATAAAGACGGGATTTGATCCGTGGTATTATCTATCGAATTAACTAGTATGGAATGTTTatgaaaatgaaattaattagttattaTTATGATTTTTAGGTGGTTTTGACACCAACCCATCTTGGAATCGTGATGGAATATGCTGCTGGTGGTGAGCTTTTCGACAGAATTTGCACTGCTGGTCGTTTTAGCGAGGATGAGGTATATACTCtactttgttttttcttttttaatttttttttttcttctagtaAGTACTGtatgattttattgattttttgggctttttataatttataattgtaaatatataTTTGTTTGATATTTGTAGTAGTTTATGTTACAATTAGTTGAAGTAATTTCCATGACTACTCTCTTTGTATCCCTCTTTGGGTGTTACAAATGGGTCCCACTTGGGATTTAACACTCAGCAACATCTTGTTTGGTATTCCCTAGTGCTCTAAGGAACAGAATTCCCCAATCTTATTGAGTAAATTTCCCCACCTTAAGTTGGTTTTATGACAAAATCACTTCGTTAGATGTTATTAGGTGTTTAATATTTCTACTTTTAGCTTGTTATTAAGTTATCGTAAGGACGGCTTTTGCATTTTTCTGTAGTTAATGGGCTGTATGTTTGATAAATATTTCAGGCTAGATATTTCTTCCAGCAGCTGATCTCAGGTGTTAGCTTTTGCCATTCCATGGTAATTTCCAGTATCCTTGTTGTCTAGTATTGTAGTTAATCATCATAATAAATATAGTAATATTAATATGTATTGTTAAAGCTTAGTTGACATGCCAATAAAAAAAATGCTACTGTTTTTGTTGCAGCAAATTTGTCATAGAGATTTGAAATTGGAGAACACGTTGTTAGATGGAAACCCGGCACCCCGCCTGAAGATATGTGACTTTGGTTATTCCAAGGTTCGGGTGAATCTTACCATGTTTATGTTTTCCATGAAGCTCCACATAAGATATTACTCTGTATCATGTGGATTTTCTATGGCATCATGTGTTTGTTTGACTTATAACTAAGTTGTTTATAATTAAGTACTTGAATTAGTGAGTTCActgattgtttattgttaaaTAATGCAATTTGTAGTCGTCTCTTCTGCATTCAAGGCCTAAATCCACGGTAGGGACTCCAGCATACATAGCACCTGAAGTACTTTCGAGGCGAGAATATGATGGAAAGGTGAGTCTTTAAAGATTATTTTCTAAGTGAAGGGGCGAAAAACTGTCTAGTCATTCCAGGCTTGCATTGTGCAGATTTTGATATAAGTGTGTATTTTTTTGTGTCAGATTTCTTGATTAGCTTAACTGGTACCCATGAATCCATGATAAATAGTATCAAAGATGTGATAATTTGTTCCATTTCATACGTTTGACTATTTGGTTAAACCTTATTAGCTTTGATAATGataaaaactataaatcaaTAATCtcaataatatttttatacaattttgaaatttgttagGACTCATTTTGCATTTTCAAATTTACTTTCAAAGTGAACTTCTTCCAACAATTTCAAATGTGTCTTTTTGTCTTTTGTATCTTTTACAAAGCACATCATGTCAAGGTAGGATAGTGCATGTATACGCAGGTAAAGTATACCCTAAAGTGGATTTAAAGTGCTTCCTTTCTTGCATTTTCCTATTCCCTATTTGATACAGAAAAGCTTATGATTTGTTTCTTAAGAAGGATTTGGGAAGTCTGTACTCTGTTTATCAAAATGCATATTATGAGTCACGAGTGCGAATTAAGTGCGTTCGCTTTGTTTAATGGATGCCTTACCTTGTCTTCAGTCTGCAGTATGCACCCATGTGACCACATGTTGCAAAATTTATTTTGCTGCAAACTTAATGCATGATGGTTGTTTGTAGCTCTAAGTTGATTGGCCCATGTTGTATTAATTACATCAATTATTTAGGTATGTCTATCTATTGAAAGTCAATCCTTGGTGCCTGTGTATTGAGTCCCGTCAGATTCTGCATGGTTTTAGGGAAGGTTTTATTATGTCAATTGCTAAAGTCGATGAATCTCTATTCTCTTATCTGTGCTCAGATTATCTGAAACCCCGCGTCTGCACGAGGTAGGAGTAATGACAGTGTATGCGTATAGACTTATAGTTGTAATGTTTTCAGAGCTCCCAATCTTAGGCTTTGTAGTGATAAAAGTTTATCCCACCAAAAGAAGTGCTATGTGAATTGTGAAACACTATGAAAGCACCTTAGTGGAGATTAGTTATCCATCTGAACGGTATCTTTGGTGATTCTCAAGATAGCGCCACCTGCATACATTTAGGCAAAGCTTTggaaaaatgtttttaaagcaACCTTAGCTTGGTACCACATTTACTTATATATGCTTATCCTTCTAAAGTAAGAAGATAGTgtttgcttttgcttttgctttatttttatttatttttgtctgGCATGTAGTAGTAGTCACCAGTATATATGGTGATCCAGGTAGGATTATGCATTAAAGTTGTTGAAGGAAAGACAATATATATGGTTAAATGGTTTGCATCCCATCTGCTGCTCTATGGAACTAGGTTGATTGCCTTGCGCATGTGGAATTGGCTAAATGAATTCTTCTTAGAACAAATCATGCCGCTTTTTTAGTTGAATTCCTATTTTTAACTTGTTAATCCCAATTAATATTTGTATGAATTCACCAATATGTCCATGACAGTCCAACATTTTTTGAATTCCTATTTTTAACTTGTTAATCCCAATTAATATTTGTATGAATTCACCAATATGTCCATGACAGTCCAACATTTTTTGATTTGGCCCCTCTCTATAAAGGCATTGGGAACACAATGTCTGAAGTCAAAAGAAATTCGTTAAATAATATTTCACATCTGTCTGTTTGAGACTTtgaataatactccgtattcaCAATGTCTGAGATTGAGTTTTATCAAATTGGATTATAACGTCTTTAACATGACAAGCATTTataataatgctagaaaaataCGCAATACTTTTTAAGATCAACTAGAATGTTATTTTCACATTATAACTAAATATGATTTTCAAGAAATATATGGCCAACATTAGCAAGCTTTGGCTACCAAAGTCAAAAGCAATCTATTGTTTTGAGATGAACTTTGTCCTTTTCTAAGATTCGGCAGAAGGAATGGCTACATTTTGAACCGCATGAGCAGAAGTTATACTGGTGCCTTCCGAGGATATTTGTAGTCAAGATTTAGGCAATTGTCTTGTTATCTCAATATACTCGTCACAAGGCACGCTTTTTCTTAAACTGTAGATTTTAGTCGATAATGGTTGAAAGCTCTGTAATACGTCTAGTTAAATGCTCTCTGATTTATTTGTTTGTCTCAAGTCCCCTTTTATGGTGGACGATGGTTGAAAATTTTGTATTACCGTACCCATTCTCTTATCCAAACCTTGCTGTGGGCTGTGTGGGAAAATCCAATGTAGCGTTGTAAATGATCAGCTACATAAATCCTTGTGATTCATATTTCAGACTTTCTGAAGTCATTGTTCATGTTCAGTTGGCAGATGTGTGGTCTTGTGGAGTGACCCTGTACGTTATGCTGGTTGGAGCATATCCCTTTGAAGACCCGCAGGATCCAAAGAACTTCAGAAAGACAATTACTGTAATTTCAGTTCTTAACTTCTCATATCAATTTGTTGAGCTCTTACTGTGTTGGTCAACTTTAGTATTTAACTTTGTCATTGATGAATTCTTGTGCAGAGAATCATGGCGGTTCAATACAAAATCCCAGAATATGTTCACATATCACAGGATTGCAAGCATTTGCTTTCTCGTATCTTTACTACCAATCCAACAAGGGTATGTATGTTACTGAAGTTTCCTATATCTGTGTTGACCAAATCTCAGAAGTACATGTTTCTAAGGGTTTTGTAGATTAGAAATTTAGAATAAGAAAACACTTAGACAAACGCTACCAAGCTCAACATTCAACTAACAATAAGTTCAGACTTTAGTGAAGTGCCAGAAAGTTTAGATGTTTTCGGGTATGGTCTACCAAGTTCAATTCacaacaccccccccccccccctaaaaAAGAAGTTAAATTAATTTCTGTTCTGATAAACAGTTTTCagatgaaagaaaaaaaaatacagccTCAGAATTATCCTCATAGATACTGTATGGAATGAGAGGATGATTGGTATTCTCTGTAGCTGCTGCCTGCTCATCTTCATTTATCTCGTCTTTTCACTCAAACATAAGCATTGATTCTACATAGATTTCCTTTGTTAGCTCACTTAAACTAGATATACTTTGTATCCCCTTTTCCAATGGCTTTGAAGATTCCCCTATTTCAGTGAATTTGAAGATAGAAGACTGTTATACTGATCTAAGTAAATGAACTGCTAACTGCTTTTTGTACATTAATCTAATTTATGTACATGAAATCAAGTAGAGTAGATGATTGTGTGTTCAACTGACTGGGAATATGTGGGTtatattgtattattttatcAACATTAATTCGCATGTTCCTGCAGAGAATAACCCTGAAAGAAATCAGAAACCATCCATGGTTCTTAAAGAATCTCCCAAAAGAATTAACAGAACAAGCTCAAGCCTCCTACTATCAAAGAGATAACCCGAGCTTCGCAAATCTACAAAGTGTGGAAGAGATAATGAAAATAGTGGATGAGGCAAGGAACCCTGTTCCTATCGCAAAGGCTGTCCCTGGATGGGAGAATGAGAATGAAGACGATAATGATGAAGATGCagaagaagtagaagaggaGGATGAAGAGGACGAATACGACAAGACAGTGAAACAAGTTCATGCAAGCGGAGAGTTCATTATCAGTTAAGTTAAGCTTGCATTATTGGGCATTGAATTCAAGTGTACGTGTTTTATAAAATTTCTGATTATTGAATGTGCATAGCCAGCATAAGCTACGTGCTCCGGAAGTTAAAACGATTCAAGATGTTTGTGGGTTTTTATAACTTTGTACTGTTAGTTTGTAAGAATAGGAGCACTAGAAATTGGCactatttaatatttatatccttgattattgttattgttcaaGTGTAGTATTTGTTTCATGTGGACACTGTCACATTCAAGTGTTATaaactactccgtactatacaTTGTAGTATTAGTAGACTACGGAGTAGTAGTTTCTTTAAAACAGAGACTGTATGTATATCAGTATATGGGTTTTGTGTTGATGATACAGTATCAGTATGCGTACATGAGTAAAAGTTGAATAAGGTTTCAGTTTCACTAACTGACACTAGTGGGCTGTCCCGCAAAGACCATCCTTCCATCTCATCCGGCCTGTTTCGGTCAAAAAATGGATTCTCTGCCACTGGTGTGGGAGGTGAAAAGTGAAACCAACTCCCTCGGGCCTCGGTGATTAAAGAATGAAATCACGCCGCAACGGTAGGGAAGAAAAGCCAAATGAATGAGTTGTTTAGGTAATGAAAATGAAGTGTCCCAGTTGCTAATGCTTTGTTTGCTTTTTCGCAGCCCACCACCTTACAATCACTCATAAGTCATAGCTTAAACTTTGATTGTGGGGTCTAGCGTTTTAATCAATAATCATGCACCCTTCTAATTCTAAAGCATGATTTTTGCCAACATTCTGTTTTCCCCTTTTACACTAGACTTCCTTCTAAACCCCATCATTTTAGAGCTGTTATACATATTCTACTCATTTCATGCACTCTACAATCACTACAATGTATACTAGCTTAGCTTTATTGATTAAAGTTTTTAAACCCCGTAAAGATGCTAGTAGAAATATCTTCTTTCACACTAGTAAAATCTGTATGTATTTATACTCTACACCTATTATTGTAGGATAatatagaatagatgcataaagcggaattttaGGAAACAATTTtttaacatctatcacaggatcataTTATAatgaaagaataatcacctttgtagcgtgttctccagtttgtatgcaagcttcgaataTGTTAGAGCCCCAAGTGTTGTTCCTCTATTTTGTCCACCAACACCAGTTGAACACCAACGTCTGCTAGGGCGGAAGAGAAAAAACTTCTCTGGCTTTTGATGGTGGTATGAACGGCGTTTCTCCCGAGAAGGGTTTTGggtttatttttgtttcaaagttactGATTAACTTAATCtacgtaaaacttaatattGTATCAATATGTAATATTAGAGTTTTAGGTTAATTAGGAGAGTAAAATCTCCATACCCTTTCCCTTATGGCCAGTTGGTACAAGGCCCACTAATGAGCTCGTTTACTTATGTTCAACTAATTTTACAATGTGTGatcttataggattaatatattttagttgtagatCCAAttaatattgtcctactaatcacatttattctctagcaagcaaatatcaCTACAATAaattaaaggccaataatcgttgattaatgacggaatTTCCTGGCCCTAGCTGGCCCCTTTAcaatacttataaaatttagttTGGGAAAAAAAACTGCTTTATGAGTTAGCATGACAGATTGTAATTAGCAGAAAGAAATGGCGTGATAGTATGATTTAAGACCCTACCAAAAATACACATAATCGTGGCTGTCTGAAACCTTTAAAACATTTGACAGACTGTTTGTATGATTTGATGAGGTTAATTTATCCAAATCAACACACACAACTCACCCCACTTCCCACATTATTCATCATTCCAACCCCATTTCTTCCCTCTTTTTAAGCTCCCCTCTTTCCCACTTCTCCCTCCATCAATCCACTTTTCTCTCTAATCAAAACTAACATGGCTGAAGAAACACTAGTAAACCATGCAGTTGCAGTTGTAACAGATGTTGCAGAAGAAGCAGTAGTTGCGGCGAATGAAGATGTTTCGGCCAAGGAGGAAGAGGAGGCAGATGCTGAAACAAAAGCTGTCATTGAAGATGTTTCCGccaaggaggaggaggaggaggaggtgaGTAGTGATGTAAAGCTTTctactgttgttgttgttgagaaTAATGTTAGTGATGAAATTACTAGTGATGAAGATAATGATTTGTAccctgaaaatgaaaagaagGCGTTGGTTGATCTTAAGGAGCTAATCCGAAATGCTCTTAAGAATCATGAGTTTATAGCTCCTCTAGACTGTTGTCTGCGTCAACCACGAGTTGAGGAGGGTCCAACTAAGACAGATGATAATGGTGAAGCTGAGACAATAGTTgtagaagaagagaaagaaaaagaagagaagAATGAGGTGGCTACCAATGACAGGCCGAAAGAGCCTGTGATGGTATGTGTAAATGAGGATGGGACCAAGACTGTGGAAGCCATTGAGGAGACCATAGTGTCAGTGGTTTCCGAAGAGCCACATGATGAGTCTTCTGCTGCTAGCGTTGAGCAAGAGGTGAAGACCACGACAGAGGCAATAAAAGAAGTTGGTGCAACTTCTTTATTGCCTCCAGAGGAGGTGTCCATATGGGGTGTACCACTCCTCAAGGACGAGAGGACGGACACCATCCTCTGGAAGTTCCTGCGTGCCAGAGACTTCAAAGTGAATGAAGCTTTCGCAATGATTAAATCAACCATCAAGTGGAGGAAGGAGTTTAAGATCGACGAGCTGCTCGATGAAGACTTGGGAGATGACCTGGAGAAGATGGTTTTCATGCATGGATTCAGCAAACAAGGTCATCCTGTATGTTACAATGTTTATGGTGCTTTTGAAAACAAGGAATTGTATCAGAAAACATTCGCTGATGAAGATAAAAGGCACAAGTTTCTCAAATCGAGGATTCACTTTTTGGAGAAAAGTATCAGAAACTTGGATTTTAGTCCTCGTGGTATTTCTACTATGGTTCAAGTTAATGATCTTAACAATTCACCTGGACCTGGGAAATGGGAGCTTAGGCAAGCTACCAAACAAGCCCTTCAATTGCTTCAGGATAACTACCCTGAATTTGTTGCCAAACAGGTCGGTCTGTTTATTTTAATATATTCATAATTGACgcaacaatatttttcttgtaATGCATGATTACTCATTCCGGACATATTTTACTAACTTTAGAATGttgctttatttattttattcatttcatAGGTGTTTATCAATGTACCATGGTGGTATGTGGCAGTCAACAAGATGATAACTCCCTTTTTGACCCAGAGGACTAAAAGCAAGTTTGTAGTTGCTGGACcttccaaatcttcaaaaactctTTTCAGgtttagcttttttttttttttgcttcaaaaCGTTATACTCATTatacaattaaattaattttgtaTCAATTTGTTGTCTTTCTTTTTCAGATTTCAGTAAAAAAAACTATACACCAAGTACTCTGAACTTGTATAAAAACTCATGTTTTCGGTTATTATCAGTTTTTAAAATCAACCTATCTTTTATCTGCATTCCTAGATTAAGATTTATTGTTCATCGAGAATCATGCCAAATGTTACCTGAATTAGTTAAAGTGAATAAAGCTAATTTGCGATATATTTAATAATTCCAGCTACGTAGCTCCAGAGCAAGTACCAGTTCAATATGGTGGTTTTAGTAAAGAAGGAGAATTTGGAACCAAAGATGGTGCAACACAGATAATTGTCAAGCCAGCATGCAAGGAAACTGTGGAATTTGCTGTTACTGAGGTCAGTCTTATTATACATACTCTTTATGTT encodes:
- the LOC110784044 gene encoding patellin-3, giving the protein MAEETLVNHAVAVVTDVAEEAVVAANEDVSAKEEEEADAETKAVIEDVSAKEEEEEEVSSDVKLSTVVVVENNVSDEITSDEDNDLYPENEKKALVDLKELIRNALKNHEFIAPLDCCLRQPRVEEGPTKTDDNGEAETIVVEEEKEKEEKNEVATNDRPKEPVMVCVNEDGTKTVEAIEETIVSVVSEEPHDESSAASVEQEVKTTTEAIKEVGATSLLPPEEVSIWGVPLLKDERTDTILWKFLRARDFKVNEAFAMIKSTIKWRKEFKIDELLDEDLGDDLEKMVFMHGFSKQGHPVCYNVYGAFENKELYQKTFADEDKRHKFLKSRIHFLEKSIRNLDFSPRGISTMVQVNDLNNSPGPGKWELRQATKQALQLLQDNYPEFVAKQVFINVPWWYVAVNKMITPFLTQRTKSKFVVAGPSKSSKTLFSYVAPEQVPVQYGGFSKEGEFGTKDGATQIIVKPACKETVEFAVTEACHLAWEVRVLGWEVSYGAEFVPNAKDGYTVIIQKMRKVGPTEETIISNSFKTSEPGKIVFTIHNSSSKKKRLLYRLKTNPSFD
- the LOC110784043 gene encoding serine/threonine-protein kinase SAPK7 — protein: MEKYEVMKQLGAGNFGVARLMRLKDTKELVAMKYIERGQKIDENVAREIINHRSLRHPNIIRFKEVVLTPTHLGIVMEYAAGGELFDRICTAGRFSEDEARYFFQQLISGVSFCHSMQICHRDLKLENTLLDGNPAPRLKICDFGYSKSSLLHSRPKSTVGTPAYIAPEVLSRREYDGKLADVWSCGVTLYVMLVGAYPFEDPQDPKNFRKTITRIMAVQYKIPEYVHISQDCKHLLSRIFTTNPTRRITLKEIRNHPWFLKNLPKELTEQAQASYYQRDNPSFANLQSVEEIMKIVDEARNPVPIAKAVPGWENENEDDNDEDAEEVEEEDEEDEYDKTVKQVHASGEFIIS